From the genome of Malus sylvestris chromosome 6, drMalSylv7.2, whole genome shotgun sequence, one region includes:
- the LOC126626057 gene encoding uncharacterized protein LOC126626057 produces the protein MALRRPGLLLPLSFFQVLFILGVAYAAQTSVTSNATAAGERHSEGYCAMYGICGQRSDGKYINCPFGTPSVKPDDLLSSKVQSLCPTITGNVCCTEAQFDTLRSQVQQAIPFLVGCPACLRNFLNLFCELTCSPNQSLFINVTSVAKVNRNMTVNGIDYYITDDFGEGLFNSCKDVKFGTMNSRAIEFIGAGAKNFKDWFAFIGRQAPSNMPGSPYAIRFPSSVTVSSGMKPMNVSTYSCGDNSLGCSCGDCPSATVCSNTVSPVSRKGGSCSVRIGSIKAKCIDLAVAVLYIALVSVFFGWGLFHRTRKTKPASGTTPWWNVMDDGEVHSNREKNENPPMQVFEDASHVRNDVQLSIVQGYMSKFFRRYGTWVARNPSIVLCSSLAVVLLLCLGLIRFKVETRPEKLWVGPGSKAAEEKQFFDSHLAPFYRIEQLILATIPEGKHGNSPSIVTEDNIKLLFEIQKKVDRIKANYSGSAVSLADICMKPMDKDCATQSVLQYFKMDPANYDGYGGVEHLKYCFEHYSSADTCMSAFKGPLDPSTALGGFSGKNYSEASAFLVTYPVNNALSNDGNETARALAWEKAFIELAKDELLQMVQSRNLTLSFSSESSVEEELKRESTADAITILISYLVMFAYISLTLGDSPRLSSFYISSKVLLGLSGVVLVMLSVLGSVGFFSVIGVKSTLIIMEVIPFLVLAVGVDNMCILVNAVKRQPLELPLEGRISNALVEVGPSITLASLSEVLAFAVGSFIPMPACRVFSMFAALAVLLDFLLQVTAFVALIVFDFRRTEDKRVDCFPCMKISSYANSDKGIDQNNPGLLTRYMKEIHAPILSLWGVKMVVISIFVAFALASIALCTRIQPGLEQKIVLPRDSYLQGYFNNVSEYLRIGPPLYFVVKNFNYSSESRHTNQLCSISQCDSDSLLNEIARASLNPESSYIAKPAASWLDDFLVWISPEAFGCCRKFTDGTYCPPDDQPPCCSPSDSSCSLGGVCKDCTTCFRHSDLHNDRPSTTQFKEKLPWFLNALPSNDCAKGGHGAYTSSVEFKGNESGIIQASSFRTYHTPLNKQVDYVNSMRAARELSSRLSDSLKIEIFPYSVYYMFFEQYLDIWRTALINLSIAIAAVFIVCLAITCSLWSSAIILLVLAMILVDLMGVMAILNIQLNAVSVVNLVMAVGISVEFCVHMTHAFSVSTGDKDQRTKEALATMGASVFSGITLTKLVGVIVLCFSRTEIFVVYYFQMYLALVLLGFLHGLVFLPVFLSMFGPPSRRVPVEQRQDQTSVSPQL, from the exons ATGCTACGGCGGCGGG GGAAAGACATTCGGAAGGGTATTGCGCAATGTATGGCATTTGCGGGCAACGTAGTGATGGAAAGTACATAAACTGCCCCTTCGGTACCCCATCCGTTAAG CCGGATGATTTACTTTCGTCCAAGGTCCAAAGTCTGTGTCCAACAATTACTGGAAATGTTTGTTGTACAGAAGCTCAATTTGACACACTACGGTCACAGGTCCAGCAA GCGATTCCCTTTCTTGTTGGTTGTCCGGCATGCTTAAGAAactttttgaatttgttttgtGAGCTTACCTGCTCTCCAAATCAGAGTTTGTTTATCAATGTGACTTCTGTAGCCAAG GTTAACAGAAACATGACTGTCAATGGGATTGATTATTATATAACTGATGACTTTGGTGAAGGGTTATTTAACTCCTGCAAGGATGTCAAGTTCGGTACCATGAATTCTCGAGCTATAGAATTTATTGGTGCTGGTGCTAAAAATTTTAAAG ACTGGTTTGCTTTTATCGGCAGACAAGCACCTTCTAATATGCCAGGTTCTCCATATGCCATTAGATTCCCTTCAAGTGTTACTGTGTCATCTGGGATGAAACCTATGAATGTATCTACTTATTCATGTGGTGATAATTCACTGGGCTGTTCCTGTGGTGATTGCCCTTCAGCTACAGTTTGTTCTAACACAGTTTCTCCGGTTTCCCGAAAAGGAGGTTCATGTTCAGTGAGAATTGGATCGATTAAG GCTAAATGTATTGACCTTGCTGTTGCTGTTCTATATATTGCACTGGTTTCTGTGTTTTTTGGGTGGGGTTTGTTTCATCGGACTAGAAAAACCAAGCCAGCTTCTGGGACAACACCATGGTGGAATGTAATGGATGATGGCGAAGTTCATTCTAACAGGGAGAAGAATGAGAACCCTCCGATGCAG GTATTTGAAGATGCTTCTCACGTTAGAAATGATGTCCAACTTTCAATTGTGCAAGGATACATGTCAAAATTTTTCAG GAGATATGGAACATGGGTTGCTAGGAATCCAAGTATAGTGTTGTGCTCATCATTGGCTGTAGTTCTTCTGCTTTGTTTGGGTCTTATACGTTTCAAGGTGGAAACAAGGCCTGAAAAG CTGTGGGTAGGGCCTGGGAGTAAAGCAGCCGAAGAGAAGCAATTTTTTGATAGCCACCTAGCCCCTTTCTACAGAATTGAGCAG ctaATATTAGCAACAATTCCAGAGGGTAAGCATGGTAACTCACCTAGTATTGTGACAGAGGACAATATTAAGTTACTTTTTGAGATACAGAAGAAG GTTGATAGAATTAAAGCAAATTATTCTGGATCCGCAGTATCTCTTGCTGATATTTGCATGAAGCCAATGGACAAAGATTGCGCCACTCAAAGTGTCCTACAG tacttcaaaatggATCCTGCAAATTATGATGGTTATGGTGGGGTTGAACACCTAAAGTATTGTTTTGAG CACTATTCATCTGCCGACACATGTATGAGTGCATTTAAAGGTCCTCTTGATCCTAGCACAGCATTAGGAGGCTTCTCTGGGAAAAACTACTCTGAG GCGTCAGCATTTCTTGTAACTTATCCTGTAAACAATGCTCTTAGTAATGATGGGAATGAAACTGCAAGGGCATTGGCATGGGAGAAAGCCTTTATTGAGCTTGCAAAG GATGAATTGTTGCAAATGGTGCAATCTagaaacttaacactttctttTTCATCGGAAAGCTCTGTTGAAGAAGAACTTAAAAGAGAAAGTACAGCAGATGCTATTACAATATTA ATAAGCTATCTTGTGATGTTTGCTTATATATCTCTTACTTTGGGTGATTCACCTCGTTTATCATCATTTTACATTTCGTCTAAG GTATTGCTTGGTCTCTCTGGGGTTGTGCTTGTCATGCTGTCAGTTCTTGGATCAGTGGGATTTTTCAGTGTTATAGGTGTAAAATCTACCTTAATCATCATGGAAGTTATTCCATTTCTTGTTCTAGCT GTTGGGGTAGATAATATGTGTATACTGGTGAATGCTGTCAAACGGCAACCCTTGGAGTTGCCTTTAGAAGGGCGAATAAGCAATGCACTTGTGGAAGTTGGACCATCAATTACGCTAGCTAGTCTATCAGAGGTCTTAGCGTTTGCAGTTGGAAGTTTTATTCCTATGCCAGCATGCCGCGTGTTCTCCATGTTTGCAG CACTGGCTGTTCTGCTGGACTTTCTCCTTCAAGTTACTGCATTTGTAGCTTTGATTGTTTTTGATTTTCGGAGAACTGAGGATAAGAGGGTTGATTGTTTCCCATGCATGAAAATTTCATCATATGCCAACTCTGACAAAG GTATTGATCAGAACAATCCTGGTTTATTGACTCGTTATATGAAG GAGATCCATGCTCCCATTCTCAGTCTTTGGGGAGTCAAGATGGTTGTCATTTCCATCTTTGTTGCATTTGCATTGGCTAGTATT GCATTATGCACCAGAATTCAGCCTGGTTTGGAACAAAAGATTGTTCTTCCCCGAGACTCCTATCTTCAG GGGTATTTCAATAATGTTTCAGAGTATCTCCGAATTGGACCCCCACTATACTTTGTTGTGAAGAACTTCAATTATAG TTCAGAATCAAGACATACGAACCAATTATGCTCAATTAGCCAGTGTGATTCAGATTCTCTTTTGAATGAG ATTGCAAGAGCATCCTTAAATCCAGAATCAAGTTACATTGCTAAGCCTGCTGCTTCATGGCTTGATGATTTTCTTGTCTGGATATCTCCAGAAGCATTTGGGTGCTGTCGGAAGTTTACAGATGGGACTTACTGCCCTCCTGATGATCAG CCACCTTGCTGCTCTCCCAGTGATAGTTCCTGTAGCCTTGGTGGAGTGTGCAAAGACTGTACTACG TGCTTTCGTCACTCAGATCTTCACAATGACCGTCCCTCTACCAcacaatttaaagaaaaacttcCATGGTTCCTCAATGCTCTACCCTCTAATGATTGTGCTAAAGGTGGCCATGGAGCTTACACTAGCAGCGTGGAATTCAAAG GCAATGAAAGTGGCATTATTCAAGCATCATCATTTCGAACATATCATACTCCTCTCAACAAGCAG gTTGACTACGTAAATTCAATGAGAGCTGCTCGGGAGCTCAGTTCTAGACTTTCTGATTCTTTGAAG ATTGAGATATTCCCATATTCAGTTTACTATATGTTCTTTGAGCAATACCTTGATATTTGGAGAACAGCACTGATCAACCTTTCTATAGCCATtg CTGCTGTGTTTATTGTTTGTTTAGCTATCACATGCAG TTTATGGAGTTCAGCTATTATTCTGTTGGTGTTGGCAATGATTTTAGTGGATCTCATG GGTGTGATGGCAATTCTGAACATCCAATTGAATGCAGTCTCTGTTGTGAATCTTGTAATGGCAGTGGGCATTTCGGTTGAGTTTTGTGTGCATATGACACATGCTTTCTCG GTTAGCACAGGAGATAAAGACCAGCGCACCAAGGAGGCTCTGGCTACAATGGGTGCCTCTGTATTCAG TGGAATCACATTAACAAAGTTAGTTGGGGTTATTGTACTTTGTTTCTCGAGGACGGAAATCTTTGTG gtgtaTTATTTCCAAATGTACCTAGCATTGGTTCTTCTTGGTTTCTTACATGGGCTTGTGTTCTTGCCG GTCTTCTTGAGCATGTTTGGTCCGCCTTCAAGACGCGTGCCTGTTGAGCAGAGACAAGATCAGACATCTGTTTCCCCACAACTATGA
- the LOC126626755 gene encoding protein NLP2-like — protein MPPALNSETTLNKSKMAVLGSPDFRRREDSRRERALAARMPSVAPVASMVRILTFLIYFCSTTLKRICRQHGIKRWPSRTIKKVGHSLQKLQVVIDSVEGASGAFQINSFYTNFPELTSPNLSGTSPFSSSKLSDQPNQTNLSPKGGVLSPQATASKSPPSSCCQSSSSSQSCSSRTQQLPFSCNIAGNDDPVVGDNSRDDVLKRVRSEAGLHAFGQDRAELLPRSQSQKLLCEQQNLQSIPQSLKNNGRVAQEGKVQRVKVAYGDEKTRFRMQSNWRHEDLVQEIAKRFSIQDMSTYDIKYLDDDSEWVLLTCDDDLEECVDVCRSSESRTIKLSLQISRHHLKGFIGRPS, from the exons ATGCCGCCGGCACTTAACTCGGAAACGACGTTGAATAAGTCGAAGATGGCGGTGTTGGGGTCACCGGATTTTCGACGGAGAGAGGACtcgaggagagagagagcattaGCGGCAAGGATGCCATCGGTGGCTCCGGTGGCGTCGATGGTGAGAATTCTGACCTTTCTGATATACT TCTGCTCCACAACCTTGAAAAGGATATGCAGACAACATGGGATTAAGCGTTGGCCATCTCGAACAATCAAGAAGGTTGGTCACTCTTTACAGAAACTCCAAGTTGTAATCGACTCAGTTGAAGGCGCATCAGGTGCTTTCCAGATCAACTCTTTCTATACGAACTTCCCAGAGCTAACATCTCCAAATTTATCGGGGACCAGCCCATTTTCAAGTTCAAAGCTGAGTGATCAACCAAATCAGACAAACTTGTCACCCAAAGGCGGTGTTTTGAGCCCCCAAGCTACCGCATCAAaatctcccccatcttcatgcTGTCAAAGTTCCAGTTCAAGCCAAAGCTGTTCCAGCAGGACACAGCAACTTCCCTTCTCATGTAACATTGCTGGTAACGATGATCCAGTTGTTGGAGATAACTCAAGAGATGATGTGCTAAAGAGGGTCAGAAGTGAGGCAGGATTGCATGCTTTTGGCCAAGATCGAGCGGAGCTACTGCCAAGATCCCAAAGCCAGAAACTTCTCTGCGAGCAACAAAATCTGCAGTCTATTCCGCAGTCACTGAAAAATAATGGCCGGGTAGCTCAAGAAGGCAAGGTTCAAAGAGTAAAAGTTGCATATGGGGATGAGAAAACCCGCTTCCGCATGCAGAGTAATTGGAGACATGAAGATTTGGTGCAAGAAATCGCAAAGCGATTTAGCATACAAGACATGAGTACATATGATATAAAATACTTGGATGATGACTCGGAGTGGGTCTTGTTAACATGTGATGATGATTTAGAGGAGTGTGTTGATGTGTGCCGATCTTCAGAGAGCCGCACAATTAAGCTCTCTCTCCAGATATCTCGTCATCACTTGAAAGGTTTCATAGGTAGACCGTCATGA